The Salinibaculum sp. SYNS191 genome has a window encoding:
- a CDS encoding L-aspartate oxidase: protein MDNSPRRADAESPQSLDYETIEVETLVVGAGAAGARAAIEMVESGVDPEDVLVIGKRGHGDAHTTWARGGINGALGTRDPEDDWTIHAADTLKEGHFVNDPGKVEAVARAMPALLRELDDWGMAFSRTDDGDIDQRYFGAQSFRRTAFAGDHTGESLLDTLVARARELDIPYRENVFVSKLLTGDGRILGAAGYDTDTGEFVLFDADVVILAAGGYTSLYRRHSSRDDENTGDGPALAALAGATLQDMEFVQFHPTGMVGGRYGEEWDGRLVTEAVRGEGGRLFNADGERFMRRYAPDQMELAARDVVARAIASEVEAGRGTDDGGVYLDISHRERAFIEERLPRMDERFADLGVDMAEEPVVVAPTAHYGMGGVVVDDSGQTDVEGLYAIGETMAGVHGANRLGGNSLAETIAFGAITGNAVAARRGETRGHRGDEGLLHSRATQHFADLARLTDADGSHDPEDLLDDLRDLLWDAAGIRRDGAGIEAGLDALERVAGRASDLAVGDRTSDSFEFALDLGFALVVAESILRSARERTESRGAHYRTDYPDRDASWQQNIRVTHDSIGAMHLTTHAVGTPSPAVQRALDADYQLDYHQLE from the coding sequence ATGGACAATTCGCCCCGAAGAGCCGACGCTGAGTCCCCGCAGTCACTCGATTACGAGACAATCGAGGTCGAAACGCTGGTCGTCGGCGCGGGTGCCGCCGGCGCTCGCGCGGCCATCGAGATGGTCGAGTCCGGCGTCGACCCCGAGGACGTACTCGTCATCGGCAAGCGGGGCCACGGCGACGCCCACACGACGTGGGCACGCGGCGGCATCAACGGCGCACTCGGCACGCGGGACCCCGAGGACGACTGGACGATTCACGCCGCGGACACCCTGAAAGAGGGACACTTCGTCAACGACCCCGGGAAGGTGGAGGCCGTCGCCCGCGCGATGCCCGCGCTCCTGCGCGAACTCGACGACTGGGGGATGGCCTTCTCCCGGACCGACGACGGCGACATCGACCAGCGGTACTTCGGTGCCCAGTCGTTCCGCCGGACGGCCTTCGCCGGGGACCACACCGGCGAATCGCTGCTCGACACCCTCGTCGCACGCGCGCGAGAACTTGACATCCCCTACCGCGAGAACGTCTTCGTCAGCAAACTGCTGACCGGGGACGGCCGCATCCTCGGCGCGGCGGGCTACGACACGGACACCGGCGAGTTCGTGCTGTTCGACGCCGACGTCGTGATTCTCGCCGCCGGCGGCTACACGAGCCTCTACAGGCGACACTCCTCGCGCGACGACGAGAACACCGGCGACGGCCCCGCGCTCGCCGCGCTGGCCGGCGCGACCCTGCAGGACATGGAATTCGTCCAGTTCCACCCGACGGGGATGGTCGGTGGCCGCTACGGCGAGGAGTGGGACGGCCGACTCGTCACCGAGGCCGTCCGCGGCGAAGGTGGGCGGCTGTTCAACGCCGACGGGGAGCGGTTCATGCGGCGGTACGCGCCCGACCAGATGGAACTCGCCGCCCGCGACGTGGTCGCCCGCGCCATCGCCAGCGAAGTCGAGGCCGGCCGCGGGACGGACGACGGCGGCGTCTACCTGGACATCTCCCACCGCGAGCGCGCGTTCATCGAGGAGCGTCTGCCCCGGATGGACGAACGATTCGCCGACCTGGGCGTCGACATGGCCGAGGAACCGGTCGTGGTCGCACCGACCGCCCACTACGGGATGGGGGGCGTCGTCGTCGACGACAGCGGCCAGACCGACGTCGAGGGCCTCTACGCCATCGGCGAGACGATGGCCGGCGTCCACGGCGCGAACCGCCTCGGCGGGAACTCGCTGGCGGAGACCATCGCGTTCGGGGCGATAACGGGCAACGCCGTCGCCGCGCGACGCGGCGAGACGCGCGGGCACCGCGGCGACGAGGGCCTGCTCCACAGCCGCGCCACCCAGCACTTCGCCGACCTCGCGCGGCTCACCGACGCCGACGGCAGTCACGACCCCGAAGACCTGCTCGACGACCTCCGGGACCTCCTCTGGGACGCTGCGGGGATTCGCCGCGACGGTGCGGGTATCGAGGCCGGGCTGGACGCACTGGAGCGAGTGGCCGGGCGCGCCAGCGACCTCGCGGTCGGCGACCGCACGAGCGACAGCTTCGAGTTCGCGCTCGACCTGGGGTTCGCGCTGGTCGTCGCCGAGAGTATCCTCCGCAGCGCCCGCGAGCGGACCGAGTCACGCGGCGCGCACTACCGGACGGACTACCCGGACCGCGACGCCTCCTGGCAGCAGAACATCCGCGTCACGCACGACAGCATCGGCGCGATGCACCTGACGACCCACGCCGTCGGGACGCCGAGCCCGGCCGTCCAGCGGGCGCTCGACGCCGACTACCAGCTGGACTACCACCAGCTAGAGTAG
- a CDS encoding DUF2237 family protein — translation MSDDRNVLGTELEPCSTDPTTGYLRDGCCRHVPGDAGRHELCAVVTEEFLQFSKARGNDLVTPRPELDFPGLESGDRWCLCLDRWLEAEAQGVAPPVVLEATAEEALERIELSTLEAHAHDA, via the coding sequence ATGAGCGACGACCGGAACGTCCTCGGCACCGAACTCGAACCCTGCAGTACCGACCCGACGACGGGGTACCTCCGCGACGGCTGCTGCCGGCACGTTCCCGGCGACGCCGGCCGCCACGAACTCTGTGCCGTCGTCACCGAGGAGTTCCTCCAGTTCAGCAAAGCGCGCGGCAACGACCTCGTGACCCCGCGCCCGGAACTGGACTTCCCCGGCCTGGAATCGGGCGACCGCTGGTGTCTCTGTCTCGACCGCTGGCTGGAGGCCGAGGCACAGGGCGTCGCCCCGCCGGTGGTGCTGGAGGCGACCGCCGAGGAGGCGCTGGAGCGAATCGAGCTGTCGACGCTCGAAGCCCACGCTCACGACGCCTGA